The sequence below is a genomic window from Humulus lupulus chromosome 3, drHumLupu1.1, whole genome shotgun sequence.
AGCTAATTTTTGAGGTTACATACATTAAGTGACAAGTTCTCGTGGTCTAGtttatttctttgttttgtttacCTAGCTAGCTTGGATTTGTATCATATAGTTTAGGTGTCTCCcctaaaacaaaaaggaaacaatTTGAGTACTTGATTTGAAAACTAGCCAGTATTTTGTAGCGGCTTAAAATGGATCACCTTCTCCATAAATGAGCCTAGAGTGAGTGGAGACTTGGAGTTTGAAGAAGAGGACAAATACGACTTGTATACAGTATACCATTAATGCTATAATAAAGGACCTTTTTGTGTGGTTGAATTTAAAACTGAATCTTTAATAAGTAGTGTTGGATACTATCAACCACACACAAAATATTATATCATGTAGTATTGAACAACTTAAGGAGTTTTGTTGGGGATAGTTCTTGAAAGAAGATAGTGGGGCCCAAGATGTGTCAGGATGGCTAGGCTCGCCAGACCCTTGTGTCCCAGCAAGGATTATGTGGTCAGCCCAGAGCACTTGTGTGGACATCCCTTAGGTTTAGAATGTTAACTGACTATTACTGTTGCTGTTAGTTAGTTAGTTTCATTTTCAGTTGTATTATTTCAGTTGGTTTTGTTGTCAGCTTAAGAGAGTTTGGTATTCTGTTGTAACAgatttctttttactgtaactcTTACTATATAATACACATCTTCAGCTCATTTGATCATGATTTTGATCTTGAGCATTTTCTCTGTTTATTTCATTTGTTTACATGATATCAGCCCTTTTCCTATCCAATTTTTCCAATTCACTTTCTTGATCTTGATTCTCTACATCAATGGCCACTGCACCTATGGTTCCACTACAGTTCCTCCTTCAACCAATCCAACCATGGAGACCTCTTCTTCCAATTTCTCAGCTCTCACTGCTCAACAACAACAATTTATGGAACTTTTACAAGCTCTCAATCATGCCTTACCAGTCAAGCTCGACAGATCCAACTTTCTTCTATGGAGTGCTCAAATGGAGAATGTTATTCTTGCCAATGGCATTGAAGACTTTCTTGATGTAACCAATGTAACCTGAACTCAGTTCATTGAAGGATCCACCACACTCAATCCAGATTTTGTCACTTGGAGGCGCAAAGATTGTCTCATCCTCAGCTGGCTTTTCTCCTCACTCTCCCAAGAAATTATGTCCCAAATTGTTGGGCATACAACTAGTGCCACAACTTGGACAACTTTGCGTCAAATCTATGCTTCAACATCCGATGCTCAGGCGATGCAACTTCGACTACAGTTGCAAACCATCAAGAAAGGAGGCACTTCCATGATCGATTACTTCTTGAAGGTTAAAGCTCTTGCTGATCAGTTAGCCACTTGCTTTGAGAACGTTTCCGAAAAAGATCAAGTGCTTTACCTTCTTTCTGGTCTTAGTGTTAATTACAACTCTTTCGTGGTCTCGATTACCTCCAAATCCAAGGTTGTCACCTTTGAGCATGTCACTAGCTTATTGCTCGCTCATGAATCTTGATTGGAGCAACAAAACTCTGTTGATGAATTTGCTCCCATCACTGCGAATGCTGCCTATTGCCAACCTCAGCAGCCGCGATATCAACCATGGCATCGATCCAATCAAGGACGTGGGTCACATACCATCCCCATTTCACAGCCTAACAACAATCGATGCCTCATTACAAGAAACAACAATTTCACTCCAAGACTTGTTTGCCAATTATGTCAGCACCCAGGTCACAATGCCTTTCACTGTTACAAGCGATTTGATCCTCACTTGCCAGCTCCATCCAACTCAACACAATCTTCATCTGCCACGGCTATGGTAGCCACCTCTAACACAATCGCCGATGACACCTAGTTGCTCGATTCTAGGGCTTCGCACCATCTCACACCTTATGCAAATACCCTAGACCAATCTACCACTTACTCTAGTTCCGACTCTGTCACATTTGGCAATGGTAATTCTTTTTCTATTAACTCCATTGGTCATTCAAATCTTCTAACAAGTAATCATTCCTTTCATTTGAATAATGTTTATCATGTTCCTAAGCTGACCACTATTCTTctctttatttcaaaattttgtttggACAATCACGTGTTTGTTGAGTTTTATTCCAATCTGAACAAGATAAGGGATCTCCATTCGAAGAGGTTGTTGCATCAAGGCTCTCTTGACCACGGTCTCTACACACTTCAATCGGCCACTGCCTTGCAAGCCCTTCCCACCACTCCACTCAAATGTGCCTACCACACTATTCTTCTCTACTTTACTGCTGATGTCTCAACTTCCTCTAGTTTTCACACTGTACTACAGACCCTAGCTGCCATATGGCATGCTTGGCTTGGTCATGTTAACTCTGAGATAGTCAATATTGTATTGCATCAATTTAATCAATCCTTTACATATAATAAAAGTCATCTTGTCAACTTGCCAAAAGTCATAGGTTACCATTTTCTATTTCTGCGTCTCACTCATGCTAAACAACCACTAGCACTCATACACACTGATATTTGGGGTCCTTCCCCAGTTGTAGCCACAGATGGCTCACGATATTTCCTTTTGTTCATAGACGACTACTCTCGTTTTACTTGGATATATGCTTTACACGCTAAAGACCAAGCACTACCTACTATTAAACAATTTAAAGTGTTAGTCGAAAATCAATTTAACACTTCTATTAAAGAAATTCAATCTGATAATGGTGGAGAGTTTAAATGTTTCATCCCTTTCCTTACATCATGTGGCATTCACCACAGATTTTCATGCTCTTACGCGTCGGCACAAAATGGCCGTGTGGAGCGAAAGCATCTCCATGTTGTTGAAACATGCGTTGCTTTATTAGCTCACGCCTCACTTCCATTGAGCTACTAGCTCTATGCTTTCCGTGCTGCTACATATATAATCAATAGGCTACCCACTCGAATCCTACATTCCAAGTCTCCATTTTAGGTATTATACACTAAAACTCCTGATTACTCTCTCTTGCGTGCCTTCGGATGTCTATGTTTTCTTTGTTTAAGACCTTATAATAAACACATACTACAATATTGTTCCACACCATGTATTTTTCTTGGATATAGCACATCTCACAAGGGATATCTATGCTACTAGGCATGTAGTGTTTGAACACTCATTTCCTTCCTTTTCTAAGGTTGATACTCCTCCCTCATTCCCTTCAAACAACACCCTTACTCTTGCTATATTACCTCTCCCTACCTCCGTTGCCGATTTGATCCCTCACCCTCCCACACCTGCACACTCATCATCAACCACCCCCCATACTGCATCCTCATCCTCCTCgccacatatatcacattccacCTCATCAtccccacctcctcctccccacTACACACCCTTATTTCCCCTACTATTGAGCAACATCAGGTTACTAACATTTCTGTGCAGACACCTACTAATGTCAATTTGCATCCCATGGTTACTCGGGCAAAGAGTGGCATACACAAATCGAAAGCATTTGCTACCACAAAGGAGTTGAATCCTCACATGCCTCCCAAATCCTACAAGCAAGCTCTTCTGATCCCTCATTGGAAACATGCTATGGAGCTTGAACTACAAGCACTGAGACATAATTCCACTTGGCAGCTTGTCCCATGTCTGCCTGCTACAAACATTATCGGCTGCAAGTGGCTCTTCAAGCTCAAGTATAAGCCTGGTGGCTCCATTGAACGCCACAAAACCCGCCTAGTTGCGCGTGGGTTCACACAAACAGCAGGTGTAGATTACTTTGATACATTCTCTCCAGTTGTTAAGCCATGCACAATTTGAGTGATTCTTACTTTAGCTCTTTCCAAAGGTTGGCCACTTCGTCAAATCGATGTGCACAACACATTCTTGGATGGTGATCTCATAGAAACTGTGTATATGTCTCAACCTTCGAGATTCCACGAGGCTACTGTTAGAGTTATTATttgagggtattttagtcttttcttaatcattgttattttatatcttttgccttatataaaaggcttggcttataagttTTGTAACCTAGaatacattctctctatttttgcaATACACTCTAGCCTCCATtttctctcttcatctttttgcTATCTCTCATTTGGGTTTTATggattgtatttttgcataattatcatggtatcagagAAGGTTTTATGGAATTGAATTTCTTAAGCGTAACCATAGCTTTTGGCTTGGGTCTCCTTCGTATTGCAGCAAATTGGGTCGAAGCATCTTTGCAGTAACTCGGTATGTGATTTTCGTGTTCATTCTGAAATTTTAGGGTTTCGTCATATTGCAGAATTTGGGAACTTTTGTCTGAGATAGCATTTGGAAATTTGTTTCTGAAATGGCAAGTAATAGAGATGATTCCCTTCAATCCATTAGTGTGAGGTTAGATGGAAAGAATTATTCTTATTGGAACTATGTGATGAAAAATTTTTTTGAAAGGGAAAAAGATGTGGGGTTATGTTTCTGGAACTTTGGTTAAACCAACAAATGACAAAGCGGATTATGCAACTTTGCTAGAAAATTgggaagtggataattcaaaaattattacTTGAATAAACAACTCTGTAGAACACTCCATAGGTACCCAACTAGCCAAGTATGAAACAGCGAAGGAAGTTTGGGACCATCTTGCAAGGCTGTATACTCAGTCTAACTTTGCAAAGCAATATCAATTAGAATCAGATATTAGAGCTCTTGAACAGAAAGATATGAGTATTCAAGAGTTCTATTCAGTTATGACAGATCTATGGGATCAATTGGCCCTTACTGAATCTGCAGAATTACGAGCTTTTGCACCATATATTGCTCGTAGGGAGGAACAACGATTGGTTCAGTTTTTGATGGCACTTCGTGATGACTTTGAGGGACTCCGTGGCTCTATTTTGCATCGTTCTCCACTTCCTTCGGTTGATTCAGTAGTTAGTGAACTATTGGCAGATGAAATTCGTCTTAAGTCTCAAGCAGGAAAAGGCATCCTCCCAGCACCCAGTCCCTCTGTTTTGGTAGTTCCTCCTCGACACTTTACTCACCATGAGAATAAACCTCACACAAAGGTTGGAGTTGATGAATGCAGCTTTTGCAAACAAAAATGTCACTGGAAGGCTCAGTGTCCTAAATTAGTAAATCGTGCAACCCAGCAACAAAGACATCAACTCAGACCTCCTCAATTCGGTAATCAACCGCCTCATTATGGTAGCCAACCACAGTTTGGCAACCACTCACAACCTCGACCATACCGTCCTCCGCAATTTAATGCCGCTGCTACTGTACCTCCATCTGACTCGTATGATTTTGGGGCCTCATCTTCCAATCCTGCTCTTGCTGCCCTCTCAGAACAGTTTCAGAAGTTTCTTACCATGCAGCCACATGCCATGTCTGCCTCTTCTTCGGTAGGTCAGCCCCCTACTAGCTCTTCAGGTATGACATCCTCTACATGGATTTTAGATTCTGGAGCCTCGCACCATATGTCTCCACATTCGAAATCTTTTGTTTCCTTGTGTCCTGCATCATCTGTGCCTGTCATGACTGCTGATGGTACTCCTATGCCATTAGCAGGTGTTGGTTCTGTTGTCAGTCATCATTTATCGCTTCCTAATGTTTACCATATTCCTAAGCTTTCACTAAACCTTGTATCTGTTGGTCAATTGTGTGATTCTGGTTACTCAGTGTCTTTTTCTTCTACTGCTTGTCATGTGCAGGATCCGCAGTCTCAGAAGCTGATTGGGACCGGCCGTAGGCGGGGGGGTTTATATGTTTTGGATGAGCTGAAATTACCAGTATTTGCAGCTCCTAGTGCTGATCTGTCTTCCTTTCGATTGTCTCCATCAtcgtctagtttttatttatggcaCTCTCGCCTTGGTCATGTTTCAGCTTCCCGTCTAAGATTCTTAGCTTCTACAGGAACCTTAGGAGATTTGAAAGTTCATGATATTTCTGATTGTAGTGGTTGTAAACTTGCAAAATTTTCTGCTTTACCTTTCAGTAAAAGTACTTCATGTTCTGTTGCACCTTTTGACTTAGTTCATTCTGATGTGTGGGGACCCTCTCCTATTGCTACAAAAGGAGGGTCTAGATATTATGTCTCTTTTGTTGATGATCACACtcgattttgttgggtttttctAATGAAATGTCGTTCTGATTTCTATGATATTTATGATCGTTTTCGAGCTTATGTAAAAACTCAACATGCTTCTGTTATTAAATGTTTTAGATGTGATCAAGGTGGTGAATATACTTCAAATAAATTCTGTAATTTGCTTGCTTTAGATGGAACTGTGTATCAAACTTCTTGTACAGatacccctgaacaaaatggtgttgctgaaagaaaGCATAGACACATTATTGAAACTGCTCGTTCTCTTTTATTGTCCTCATCTGTGCCTAGTCAGTTTTGGGGAGAAGCAGTTCTCACTGCAGTCAATCTTATTAATAAGATTCCATCTTCAATCACTTCAGGTTTGTCcccttttgaaaaactatatggacATATTCCTGATTATTCTTCTTTGAGAGTCTTTGGTTCTACTTGCTTTGTTCTTCGTCCTAGTGTAGAGCGTACAAAACTGTCATCACGCTCTGCACTTTGTGTGTTCCTTGGTTATGGTGATGGCCAAAAAGGATATCGTTGTTTTGATCCAACTTCTCAAAAATTATATGTATCTCGCCATGTTGTTTTTCTTGAGCATATACCCTTCTTTTCTATTCCTGGCACTACTCACAACTTGACCAAATCAGATCTTATTCATATTGATCCTTTTTGCGAGCATACAAGTACCTCTTCTCCTCAAGTTCCTCAAATTGTAGAGTCTGAATCTTCTCCTGCTCCTATAGTCCCTTTTCCACGTCATTACTCTCGCAGGTCTCGAGCTATTGATACTGGTATTTCGCAGGCTGACATTTCTGAAACACCTCCGCCTACAGCTGTTCTAGATCCTTCTGATACTGTAGATCCTCCTCGCTATCCTCAGCGCACTCGTAAGTCTACTAAACTACCACATTTTGTTTATTCGTCTTATTCTATCCCTTTCACTTCATTTTTAGCGTCTATTCATTGTCTCTCTGAGCCTTTATCCTATAAAGAAGCAGTTACTGACCTTCTTTGGCAGCATGCTATGAATGAGGAACTTTCAGCTTTGCACAAGACAGATACTTGGGATTTGGTATCTTTACCTCCTGGTAAACATACAATTGGTTCTCGTTGGGTTTATAAAATCAAGACCAAGTCTGATGGGTCTGTTGAACGCTACAAAGCTAGATTGGTAGCTAAGGGATTTTCTCAACAGTATGGTATGGATTTTGAGGAAACTTTTGCTCCTGTTGCAAAAATGACTACTGTCCGTGCTCTTATAGCAGTTGCATCTGCTCGTCAGTGGAATATATCTCAGTTGGATGTTAagaatgctttcttgaatggCGATTTACATGAAGAGGTCTACATGGTTCCTCCTCCTGGGGTCCCTCACAATCATGGAGAAGTTTGTAAGCTTAAGAAAGCTCTGTATGGTCTCAAACAGGCTCCTCGAGCATGGTTTGAGAAGTTCTCCAATGTTGTTACTTCTCTTGGGTTTCTCTCAAGTAATCATGACTCAGCACTATTTGTTAAGTGTACCAATGCAGGTCGTATTCTCCTTtccttatatgttgatgatatgatcaTTACTGGTGATGATTTAGATGGAATTGCAGTGTTAAAGTCTCAATTAGCTTCTCAGtttgagatgaaggatttggggccTCTTCGGTATTTTCTGGGTATTGAAGTTGCCTTCTCCCCAAAAGGCTATCTTCTTTCTCAGTCAAAATACACTTCTGACATTATTGACCGTGCTCGTCTTACAGATACAAAAGTAGTTGCCACTCCTTTTGAGCTCAATGTTCAGTATTCTCCTTCTGATGGCACTCCCTTGCATGATCCTACTTTATATCGCACTATTGTTGGCAGTTTGGTTTATCTCACTATCACTCGCCCCGACATTGCATATGCTGTTCACATTGTTAGTCAATTTGTTGCCTCTCCTACTACTGTTCACTGGGCAGCTGTTCTTCGCATTTTGAGGTATCTTCGGGGTACTATCTTTCAAAGCCTTTTGTTTCCCTCCACTTCTTCCTTGGAGCTGCGTGCATACTCTGATGCTGATCATGGTCGTGATCCCACGGATCGGAAGTCTGTTACTGGTTTCTGTATCTTTTTGGGtgattctcttatttcttggaaaAGTAAGAAACAAACTGTTGTCTCCCAATCTTCCACTGAAGCAGAGTACCGCGCTATGTCATCTACTACCAAAGAAATTGTTTGGTTAAGATGGCTGCTTGTAGATATGGGTGTATGTCATTCTCAACCCACTCTTATGTATTGTGACAATCAGAGTGCCATCCAGATTGCTCACAACTCAGTTTTTCATGAACGCACCAAGCACATTGAGATTGATTGTCACTTCACTCGTCACCACCTGAAGCTTGGCACTATCACTTTGCCTTTTGTTCCTTCTTCTTTACAGATTGCTGACTTTtttactaagtctcattctattTCTCGTTTTCAATTTCTAGTTGGCAAACTCTCGATGCTTATTGTTGCTGCATCGTGAGTTTGAGGGGGGGTGTTAGAGTTATTATttgagggtattttagtcttttcttaatcattgttattttatat
It includes:
- the LOC133822118 gene encoding uncharacterized mitochondrial protein AtMg00820-like; this translates as MVTRAKSGIHKSKAFATTKELNPHMPPKSYKQALLIPHWKHAMELELQALRHNSTWQLVPCLPATNIIGCKWLFKLKYKPGGSIERHKTRLVARGFTQTAGWPLRQIDVHNTFLDGDLIETVYMSQPSRFHEATVRVII
- the LOC133822116 gene encoding uncharacterized protein LOC133822116; its protein translation is MSIQEFYSVMTDLWDQLALTESAELRAFAPYIARREEQRLVQFLMALRDDFEGLRGSILHRSPLPSVDSVVSELLADEIRLKSQAGKGILPAPSPSVLVVPPRHFTHHENKPHTKVGVDECSFCKQKCHWKAQCPKLVNRATQQQRHQLRPPQFGNQPPHYGSQPQFGNHSQPRPYRPPQFNAAATVPPSDSYDFGASSSNPALAALSEQFQKFLTMQPHAMSASSSVGQPPTSSSGSAVSEADWDRP